The following is a genomic window from Photobacterium angustum.
GTACGTCATGTAGAATTTGTCCCAAATATTGAGAGTGGTTAGTTGCTCCTTGAATTGATCGAAATCTATGTATCGAAGAAGTGTGTGTTCGCAGGTAACAATGCCGAATAGGCTTGGGCGGTTACGCGCAATAGGGGCAACTGGGAAAAACACATCCTTGTCAAACAAAAACAATTTGTTGGCTTCGTTTCCATCAGGAGTAAGATAGTAAAAACGTACTGCGCCTTCGCTTAGTAGGTATACATGACTAAATACATCGTTGATATTAAGGATGTGGTGTCCCTTCTTAAACTGTGCAGTTTTAAAACTAAACAGTAAATTTTCAATTTGGGGAACACTTAAGCCAAGCTCTAGCAGCAAATTATCGAAGTTTGGGTATGACATGTAGATCCTGCTCTTGGGACTAGGGGGCACTATCGATGGGAATAGTACTATACATTATTGGCATTCCAATCAGT
Proteins encoded in this region:
- a CDS encoding Crp/Fnr family transcriptional regulator, whose protein sequence is MSYPNFDNLLLELGLSVPQIENLLFSFKTAQFKKGHHILNINDVFSHVYLLSEGAVRFYYLTPDGNEANKLFLFDKDVFFPVAPIARNRPSLFGIVTCEHTLLRYIDFDQFKEQLTTLNIWDKFYMTYLEWLADAKVDREYRLLTLDKSELIHQLTLKEPKLFERISDCHIASYLGMSPVTFSRLKHSP